One window from the genome of Eucalyptus grandis isolate ANBG69807.140 chromosome 7, ASM1654582v1, whole genome shotgun sequence encodes:
- the LOC120295776 gene encoding uncharacterized protein LOC120295776, with translation MVAAPLTTVEGRALCLSQSTCTLSVSSPSFLRRLSTSPPSSSSTPPNSSFSLALTTATPSPAEASYSSSIDVGVSKILRISKIWIMSIEQNSRRMDFLSIPSYVLYLVVHMLMGITPQEMLKI, from the exons ATGGTAGCAGCTCCGCTTACCACCGTTGAAG GTCGTGCCCTCTGTCTCAGCCAATCCACCTGCACCCTCTCTGTCTCAAGTCCCTCCTTTCTCCGGCGTCTCTCAACTTCTCCACCATCATCCTCTTCGACGCCTCCTAACTCGTCATTCTCTCTGGCACTGACAACTGCTACTCCTTCACCAGCTGAAGCTTCTTATTCAAG TTCCATTGACGTTGGTGTTTCCAAAATCTTGCGCATCTCCAAAATTTG GATAATGTCGATTGAGCAAAATTCAAGAAGGATGGATTTCCTCAGTATTCCGAGCTATGTATTGTATTTGGTAGTACATATGTTAATGGGGATCACACCACAGGAAATGCTGAAGATTTGA